The sequence CTCCTTTTTCTGTCTCTACACTTGTTGTGTGTTCATCTCGCGTAAGATTGTTTGCTGTGATTATGTGCCAATACAAATGTTCATCCATGGAACCGTTGGATTTAAATTACATGAATATGTGTGCTGTATGCCAAATTTTTGGGTCAGGCTCTCTCTGATTATATATTTCGTGTAACTGTGAGTGGTTTTCTCAAATTGCTTCATGCATTTAATAAGTTGAGTGTGTTTTTTGCTTAATTATTTTATGCATTACCCGTAAAACAATAAAGGTGTTGTCTGTGCTCTCAGGAATATTGTCTCCACAGTCAATTTAGACTGCAAATTGGATCTCAAGGCCATTGCACTGCAAGCTCGTAACGCTGAATACAACCCCAAGGCATGTGCCTTTGTTTGACAAGTACAATAAAGTTCGGGTATTTTTGTAGCTCCTTGGTAGAGCATCTTTGCCTGTTAGTATGGAGCTTCACTAGTTGGGATTTTATAAGTTTAGATGCTAGAGTTGCTATAATATCCATATACACTAAAGATAATTTTCTTGTTCTAAATTACCTGTTAGATTGCAAATTAATTGTGGTGTACCCTTGCAGCGTTTTGCAGCTGTGATTATGAGAATAAGAGAACCGAAGACGACTGCATTGATATTTGCATCTGGTAAGATGGTAAGTCTCAATTTAAAACCAAACACCTTGTTCCCTTCCCTTTTCATCGATTCTGCACCATGTGCTTCATTTCACATGATGGATAGATGGGGTTTTTTAAATGTCTTGTTATGGTGTGTCTCACTCTTTCTATCTAATCAGTAATCCATGCTAATGTGAATGCCGGCACTGTGTCGTATAGGTTTGTACGGGAGCTAAGAGTGAACAACAATCAAAATTGGCAGCACGAAAGGTATATTTATTACTTTCCACATTCAGCGTGTGTGTTTTATGTAGGGGCAGTTTGTCCCATGTCCATTTTTCTGGCATCTGTTTGAAATTTTGTCCAGAACATTGCCATATTGGTGTTTCTGTTTAAGCTATACAGCTCTAACACATGAAAATAGCCCtcaaatatatttgaaatatgCTGGCATCATGACCATGTTAGTAGCGATGTCATGGAAACATAATATTTATACAATCTTACATGAACCTCTTTGTTCTTCAGTATGCTCGAATCATCCAGAAACTCGGTTTTCCAGCTCAGTTCAAGgtactctctctcactctctccctctcctacACTCACTCACACACATGCATGCTCTCTGCTACATGCTGTCACTTTATTTACTTAAATCCAGTTTCAATTTTGTGGTGCAAACAGGatttcaaaatccaaaacataGTTGGTTCTTGTGACGTGAAATTTCCCATTAGACTTGAAGGCCTGGCGTATTCCCATGGTGCCTTCTCAAGTGTGAGTTTTCTGGATGCACCTCTGTGTCTGTTTTTGTAATCATGTAAAAACTGAATGCCTTTGGACAAAGTTTTTCCTTGTTTATCGTCCAAGGTTGCAGGGAGTGTTTTGTGCTGGCAACAGGCTCAAAACTCCATTTACGGAAACATCATCTTTAGAGTTTACTTCTGTCTATGCATTTCTCTCATTGTATAGAGACATGCATCTTAAATATTCATATTTTGTCTGGGAAAAGTGTATGTGCTGTTTATCAAGAATTCCACAAAATCAGTTATACTGATTGTTTTCAATTGTTGTGGGGTCAGTATGAACCAGAACTGTTCCCCGGCTTGATTTATCGGATGAAACAACCGAAGATTGTGCTTCTGATTTTTGTGTCTGGAAAAATAGTTCTTACAGGGGCGAAGGTGATAATTAGCGACGattcttttgaattttcattttttcggtgttatatgatattatcttggAACATTATCTGAAGAGCATTACCATTTCAATGCTTCAGGTAAGAGGTGAGACATACGAAGCCTTTGAGAACATTTACCCAGTTCTTACAGAGTTCAGGAAAAATCAGCAATGGTATGGCACTTAACTGTTTAATTATGTTAAGATATTTCATTGCCTTGTgttaagttatttttttccaattaaagTTCTGGTATAAACACCAATCATGTTTTATAGGCATCATTTTATACGGTTAGCGATTCATGTCGAACTTTTCTGGCCTGATTATTACAACTCATGACAATTTATCTTAAAAATGACTTTTCAGATTATTTGTGGGAAGCACACAGCAGTTGTATCCGTGGGGCGGAATACTTGGCACTAGGACAGTTGGGCCTGGATTGAATTGTAAATAAGGGGATTGTGCATGGCTTGACTGGTGGATGATTATATTTAAGACTTATTTTTGGGTTACATAAGAGACACGTGTAattctgttttctttgttttgtttactaATATCAGAGTAACACATGGCCCTGAACaaaatacaaagtaaaaatGTACGTTTTAACACAATTGGAAGCAATGAAACAATGTCTATAtcgtttttgtttgaaaaaactTTATTGTTCACAAGGGATTGGATTAGCTTGATTAGAACCAATGACTATATCGACAATTTCAAGACCATCAATAAGTGTGAGGATTGAAAGTTATGAATTTAGATTGGTATACAGGCAGGCCAATAGAGATTAATACAATCTTTGGTGAAAAACAACCATCAGCTTCCTCTGCGAGGATGATGCTGTTTGTTTTCGGAGGCTCCAATATCCGGCTGCTTTTTGTTGCCATCAACGTTGTCAGAGTCACAG comes from Prunus dulcis chromosome 6, ALMONDv2, whole genome shotgun sequence and encodes:
- the LOC117630027 gene encoding TATA-box-binding protein isoform X2, with the translated sequence MAEQGLEGSQPVDLKKHPSGIVPTLQNIVSTVNLDCKLDLKAIALQARNAEYNPKRFAAVIMRIREPKTTALIFASGKMVCTGAKSEQQSKLAARKYARIIQKLGFPAQFKYEPELFPGLIYRMKQPKIVLLIFVSGKIVLTGAKVRGETYEAFENIYPVLTEFRKNQQ
- the LOC117630027 gene encoding TATA-box-binding protein isoform X3, whose translation is MAEQGLEGSQPVDLKKHPSGIVPTLQNIVSTVNLDCKLDLKAIALQARNAEYNPKRFAAVIMRIREPKTTALIFASGKMVCTGAKSEQQSKLAARKYARIIQKLGFPAQFKDFKIQNIVGSCDVKFPIRLEGLAYSHGAFSSVRGETYEAFENIYPVLTEFRKNQQ
- the LOC117630027 gene encoding TATA-box-binding protein isoform X1; protein product: MAEQGLEGSQPVDLKKHPSGIVPTLQNIVSTVNLDCKLDLKAIALQARNAEYNPKRFAAVIMRIREPKTTALIFASGKMVCTGAKSEQQSKLAARKYARIIQKLGFPAQFKDFKIQNIVGSCDVKFPIRLEGLAYSHGAFSSYEPELFPGLIYRMKQPKIVLLIFVSGKIVLTGAKVRGETYEAFENIYPVLTEFRKNQQ